In the Sphingobacterium sp. PCS056 genome, AGTTCAATCCATCTTCTGCAAAAGTTAAATTTTAAGCAAATCAAGAGAGAAAATTGTTTTTTGTTCTGGTCGCTTCCATCAAGTAATCAAATCGTCACAGGTAAAGGCCAAACATTTAATTAGGCGTTACCAGCAAATACCGATAGTTATATTTGATATAAAGCTTTGTTTTTTTTGTGGCAGTCAATTAGTCTCTTGTGGCACTGGTACAAAAATAGATTCTATTTATTAGCCGGTGATATTATATGTGGGTTGACAAATTATTTAAATACAGTGTGTTACGGCTATTCAGGCTGTTACTGGAAAATATCGCAAGTGACGCGCTTATTTTTTGACTCTTCTGTATATTTTTTACTTTCTGCGCTTAGCATTTATAATATTGCGAACACAAAAACTTTTAGTTTTCATATTTGTTTTACACAGATCAGATATTATTTATATTTTTAATCTCATAATCTGTTATAGAGATAGAGCATGGCAAAACAAATTAAGGCGTTAAAGTGTCCACATTGTGGTAGTGTTAAGAAGCAAAATATTAAAGAAGACCATTATATCTGTAACAATTGCGGTACCGAGTATTTTCTTGATAATGATGATATCAATGTCAATGTAAAACATGAATACGGAAAATCTAATGGTCTTGATCCAAAAGCAAAAAAATATCTTCTATTAGCTGTAGCAGGAGTTTTGTTTTTTGTCGTTTTTTCTAACCTCATCAGAAACTGTGGAAACAATAGTGGCAGATCTTTCAAAGCTGTTGATTCCGATGATTCACCAAAGAAAAAAGAATATGTAGATCGGGTGAAAGAGTATTTAGCTTTTACAGCATATAATACCAAAAGTCCAATGTTGCTTTTTATTATCACCCGCAGCAAGGACGGCTATACGAGAGAAGGAGCCGAATATTTTGCCCGATTTTATGATCCATTAAAAGAAAAAACAATCAATGATATTCCGCTTGCAGGTTGGAAAGATGATTATTATATCCGAAGTCGTGTTTTCAGCGATGGTAACTACTACATCTGTGCCGATAAGAGTAATAAGGTCTATAAAATTGATCCAGCAAAAAATGAAGTAGTTGATATGACAAATACTTTTTTTGCTGACGTACCTGAGTTCTCTTCAGGTATCGCAACCTTAAAATTTACACAAGATCGAGAAGGTGACGGTTTTAATATCATGACCAATGATGGGAAAGAATATTACTATTATCCATTGGTCAGAAAGATTTACAAGGATCATTCTGAAAGACGTGAAGCGGGAACAGGACTTTCCAGTTTATTATCAGGCGCAAGCACATCTATATATTATACTTTTTCCGAAAAAAGTAGAGATTATCCAGAAGAAAAAATTCAGCTAATTAAATACTGGTATAAAAATAATCCAGGTTATCCCATTATGCTACCTTATAGTCATCAGGTAAGCTGGCAGAAGGTGTTTCAATATCCTAAGAAATCGGGTGTCTATTATGGATCGTTTCCATTTACGAAGAAATTGGTAATAGAGCCACGGATTATAAAATTTATTGATCTCACCCCTGGCCGTCTATATTTCAAAGCCAATATCGCTTATCAAGATAGCACAAATTTGTATATCACAGGACTCCCAGATGCTAATCCAGAAGGCAAAACATTCATCCAGAAGATAGATACAGAAACCGGGAAAATTATTTGGAGCTATATGCCAAACAGTGATAATTATTCTATAGAGAGTGAGATGTATGGTTATGATGGGGGACTAGTCTTTAGCTATTATGACCGAGCAACCAGTGGAAGCACCAATCGAATTATCATTATAGCAAATGATGGTACAGTACTAAAAGACATGGAGAGAGATGAAATTTTTAAAAGATAATATATGGGACTATTTAATTTTTTCAAGAAGCAAATTGCTACAGTCATAGCATGGCAACCTCAGGATCATAATTTGTTGGTGTGGAGGTATAAAGCTGCTACTGACGAAATTAAAAATGCAAGTAAATTGATTATTTCGCCAGGGCAAGGATGTGTTTTGGTGTATGAAGGCAAGATTACAGATGTAATCGATCAAGAGGGAGTCTACAATATCCGTACAGATAATCATCCGTTTATTACTTCACTGCTCAAAGTTGCTCAACTGTTTGAAAGTGAGCACAAAATGGGGCTTTATTATTATCGAAAAGCAGAAGTGTTGAATCAGGGATGGGGAACATCATCACCTATCAAGTATTTTGATGAATATTACAAAATTCCGATCCAGCTCTCTGCTTATGGTAATTTCTCTTATCGCATCAACGATGCAGCGAAATTTTTCACAGACTATGTCGGTACACAAGATATCTATAAGGTAGAGACTTTTCGCGATGTAGTACAATCTCGTATTATACAAGTCTTAACTTCATATTTTGCGAAGGAAAAATTATCTTTTATCGATATTGATGCCCAAATCGATCGTTTGTCGCGAGATATCAAAGAGCGGCTGATACAGGATTTGGAAGCATTTGGTATTCAACTCAATGATTTTAGGATCGAAGGAAATTCTTTTGACCAAGATACACAAGATCGTATTGGCAAGATTGCAGATATAACAGCAGATAGCTTTGCCGCATCAGAAGGTGGTCTCAGCTACGTAGAATTGGAAAAACTACGCGCTTTGCGTGATGCAGCAAATAATGAGGGCGGCTTAGCAGGTGCAGGAGTTGGACTAGGCGCAGGAATGAGTCTTGGAAAAGTATTTAGTAATTCCATTGATGAAGTTACGCAGCCGAAGATCGGTGCAGATCCCATAGAGCAATTGCGGAAACTAAAACTCTTACTCGATGAAAATATTATTTCGCAGGAAGAATTTGATCAGAAGAAAAAAGAGTATCTAAATAAATTTTAATCGATGAAGCATTTTATTACATTTCTATTCGTAGCCTCTCTACTCATTTTGGGATTTATTGCATTGAATTACATTTGGCATTGGATTCCGATAGATTACACGGGACTTATAAAAGTGTTTATATCCGTCCTAGTCCTCATTTTTATTGGTACAGGACTTGCGATGGTCATTAGTGCAGCGTATGGTCGAAAAGACAATCAACAGGACGTAGGAAAAAAAGATTAATATTTTCAACCACCAAATCTCTGGAAAGAAATGACGATGGTTTGCTCGAAAATAATCTATCAAATCATAGATATATGACGCTGCACATGTGTGGTATCATTTCATTTGTACTACTCTATAAAATAAAATATCCAAAAAGCTGCTTAATCTTTATTGGTATATCTTATTGATCATACGATCGCGCTGCGTTATTTGTTAGAAAATGCTTACTGTAGTTTTCAATTTTTGCAATGCATAGATCCCTTAATTTATAATTGATTCTTAAGAATCCACCTGATGGATCCCCTCGATACCAAGATATAATGACCGTATATTTTTTATTTTAATAGTAGTTACTAAAAGTCTCAAACAAATTCCACTTCAATTTTGTTTTCCTATTGAAATATAGCCATAAATATAGATCACATCATACGGATAATACGAATATTTTTAATGAGCCACTTGAAAATGATTTTTATATGAACAATGCTCATCCATTTGGAAGTGCATTTAAAAATAAAATTTAAAGAAATTAAATTGCTAAAATTTACAATTATGAGAAAATTATTTTTACAAATAAGCACCATCGTGCTTATCTTTTCCAGTTGCGCAACTAATAGTATGATTACTGGATCTTGGCGTGATCAATCTATTGATCTTAAGAAATACAGTAGGATATTTGTTGCTGTTATGACAGATAATGTACCTGCGCGACAAAAAGTGGAAGATGAAATTTCTTCATCTTTAAAATCATTAGGGTTAACAACTGTTAAAAGTATAGATGTGTTTCCTCCCAATCTTACAAATATGGGTCCCAAACGTTCTGATTTTGCTATGCAAAAAGTTGCTGCGACCAATAGTGATGCTATATTGACTATTGCTTTGATAGATTCCAAGTCAGAATCTAAATATGTTCCGAATGTATCAGTTTACCCTGTAAATTCTTTTGGATACTATAGAACATTTGGTGGTTATTATGATTTTTGGTATGGCAATCTTTATAATAATGGGTATTATACCACAGAGAATACTTACTATATTGAAACAAATCTATATGATGCGAGTTCAGGAAAGCTCGTTTGGTCGACCCAGTCCGAAAGTTACAATCCAGGCTCTTTGGATAGTTTTCTATCAGGTTACAAAAAAGCAATGACTAAACAGTTAAAGAAAGATAATTTAATTACTGATTAGGGTATAACTTATATGAGCGGAAGTAAATGGATCGTGATCACTTCCGCTTCTAAATGAATAAAATCGATATACCGATGCTAACGTAAACGGACATCGTACTGCCTTGTGCTCAGAAATCAAATAATGAATTAAAAGTATATATTTCCCCCAATTATAAATTGTTTTCCATTATAACTCGGGATAAACATATAGTTCGTTTTATCGTTCTTCTTTTTTCGATCCAGTAGCGGCAATAACCAATAGGCAATTTTTGTACTCAATATACCAATTCCTGCACCCATAGCCACATCAGATAACCAGTGTTTATTATTGTACATTCGAAAGAAACCGGTACCCGTTGCGACAGCATATCCAGCTACTCCATACCACAGTGATCTATCCCTATATTCTTGCCAGAGTAATTCAGCTCCAACAAAAGCAGTTGCAGTATGTCCCGATGGAAAAGAGTTGTTAGCTGAGCTGTCTGGCCGCCATACAGTTCCTGTATTTTTAATACTAAGGACAGTAAAGGTCATAATTGCATTGGACACTGCTGCAGTAAAGAGGCGTTGTTTCACAGTGTGTTTTGCTTTTATACCAAACGCATCTAATGCAAATATACTTGCAGTACCAAGATATTGACTAAAATCATCGACTGAAAATTTACGGTCAATATTTTCCCTTAATTCATTTCTGATATCTTGATTTTGACTAATTAGAAAATGACTTTCTAATGCTATTATTCCATAAGTCATCAATCCCGCTGGGACAAGCAACTTACTGTCTACTCATATGTTTAGTATAAGCTAAATCGTGAGATATGGCTTTTTTGTTTAATACTTATTTAATAATTTCAGATTAATATGTTACTTATCAATGATGTATGTTAGTGATTTTTTTATTGAGTAAAAAATACTCAGAAAAATTGTGTAAATAAAAAATAATGCCCATATTTGTTGAGTAAAATATACTCAACAAATACAAAAGAGTTATGATTGTACTTAACAACCACACTATAATCACAGAACAGTTTCCCAACAAGGAAACCAAAATCAAAGATTTTGATTCTTATATCTTAGAAGGTAATTTGCTTGAATTCACTTACCAAGAGGACGGTGATCTGATTAAACTTCTTTTTGTTAAGAAAAGGCTTGATCAGGATCAGGTTAACTGTAAGCTCGTGATCAACTATATGCCTTATAGCCGTATGGACCGTAAGATTGATGGTGATCTGTTCACCCTTCAGTATATCTGTGCGTTTATCAACGACCTTAACTTTGAAAAGGTTTATGTTATTGAACCGCACTCGGCCAAAACCATTGAACTATTGCACAATAGCGAGGCCATCTACCCAGCACTTGATTGGTTACCAATGATTATGGATCAGATGCAGTTTACAGATCAAGACCGAATTGTTTTTCCGGACAAAGGAGCAGCTGCACGGTATGAAAATGCGGGGTATGCTAATAGTTGCATATTTGACAAGACACGTCATCCACAGACCGGACGTATTGAAAATATGCTTCTTAAACGGGGAGATATACCCCAAGGGGCGAAGTGCATTATCGTAGATGATCTTTGTTCGGCAGGCGGAACCTTCCTCTGGGCAGGACAGATCCTAAAACAAATGGGTGCTAGTGAAGTATATCTTCTCGTTACGCACTGTGAACCACGTGTATTATCAGGTAAATTGCTTAATCAAGATTCACCTATAAATAAAGTCTACACTAGCACATCAATGATGCGTGAAACGCATTCCAAAATAGAGTACATCACCATTAATCTAGAAAACTATGTTTAATCCGATCAGCAAAAATCCTATCCTTTGGACAGACGGTTACAAGTTATGTCACAAAGATCAATATCCTGCCAAGACCAATTGGGTATATGAAACTTGGACACCCCGCATGTCACGTATAGCTGGTATTAGCCATGTTGTATTTTTCGGATTACAGGGAGCATTAGCAGAAATGACCCATGCCTTTGATCAGTATTTTTTCAGTCAGCCATTAGAGGTAGTAGTGGCCGAATACGAAGAAGCTATCCAGCATGTTTTTGCACATACCAATGCTCATTTTGCATCCACTCACAGCTCATCTCACATCAGCGCACTGCATCAACTAGGTTATCTGCCCATTAAACTCAAAGCTATAAAAGAGGGAAGTTTAGTTCCGATAGGTGTACCCATGTTTACAATCGAAAATACACATCCTGACTTCTTTTGGTTACCCGGTTATTTAGAGACCCAGCTTTCAGCCTATATCTGGTCACCCATGACAGCAGCTACCATTGCAGATCGTTACAAAAGATTGTTGAACAGCTATGCCGAGAAAACTGGAGATGTTCAAAAAGTGCAGACCCAAGCAGGTGATTTCTCTATGAGGGGAATGGGTTCTCCAGAGACCGCGTATCGTACAGCAGGAGGACATCTATTAAGCTTTTCGGTATCTGCTACCCTTTCTGTGCGAGACTATCTCAAATCGTATTATGCAGCAGGCAATGATATTATGATGTATACACCATCTACGGAGCATAGTGTAATGTGTTCATATGGCGAGCACGAACTTGAAGCATTTCGCCATCTGATCACCGAAGTATACCCAAGTGGTAATATTTCAATAGTATCCGATACCTATGACCTTTGGAATGTCGTAGACCAAGTTCTGCCACAGCTGAAAGAGCTGATCCTCTCCCGAGATGGAAAAGTGGTGATTCGTCCAGACAGTGGAGATCCTATTCATATTATCTGCGGGGATCAGGATTCTGACCGTGACACCGTTCAAAAAGGAATTGTTGAACGGTTGTTTGAAATCTTTGGCGGTACCGTCAATGCAAAAGGTTACAAAGAGCTAGATCCACATATTGGTGTAGTTTATGGTGATTCCATTACTGTCGATCGTGCAGAAAAGATCTGCAGTGGACTGATGGAAAAAGGTTTTGCTTCCACCAATACTGCTTTAGGAATTGGGTCGTACACCTACCAGTATGTGACACGTGATACATTCGGTTTCGCATTAAAAGGAACAGCAGAAGAAGTAGACGGACACTTTAAAGCCATTCAAAAACGTCCAGCGACCGATACCGGAAACTTCAAAAAATCACAAAAAGGTATCGTAGCAGTGGTATTTGAAGACCAGGATTATCGGTTGATTGATGATCTAACCCCAGAGACAGTAACAGCATTAAAGCATCGAAACCTCTTGAAAGATTTTTATATTGACGGTGAATTCGTTTTCACCAATACATTTGAAGATATCAGAAATTTATTAAAACTAGAATCAAATCGCGTATATGGAAACTAAACTACAGAAGCCATTCGTTATCAATGATGACAATGTCGCACATTATGCAACTAAAATTGCAACATGGATTGCGCAACAGGTCACTACGGCCAAACGTAAAGGAGTAGTGCTGGGTATGAGCGGCGGGATAGACTGTAGCGTTGTCGCCTGCCTTTGCCATTTGGCTAAAGTCGATACACATTTGGTCATGATGCCCTATGGCAATGATATGACCAGTAGCAGAAGTTCACAGCATGCATTAGAACTGATTCAAAAGTTCAATTTTGCACATCATACTTTTGATATCCAGCCAGCAGTAGCTGCCCTGACCATTACTAATGTGACTTTCTTGGCACAAGCTGGAACTGTCAATCAAGCCCTGAGCCAAGCCAATATACGTCCACGTGTCCGAATGACCTACCTCTATCAGTTAGCACAGCTGGGTAGTCGATTTGTGATCGGTACAGGTAATATGGCCGAGCGTACAGTAGGTTATTTTACCAAATGGGGCGACGGTGCAGCAGACCTTAATCCATTGGGCATGCTCACTAAACAAGAAGTATATACTTTAGCCGCATATCTCGGGGTACCCGATTCTATTATTGACAAGAAACCATCAGCAGGGCTTTGGGAAGGGCAGACCGACGAGGATGAGCTAGGTATGACATACGCCCAAATAGATGCATTTATATTAGCAGGGACATCCGGAGATGAAAGTATCGATAGATTAATTAATCAACGTATAGCCCTATCCGCTCATAAGTTTGCCGCAGTTCCAATTTTTAATGATTAATATTTTAGTATTATGAATACCACCTATCAACACATTATCGATGTCAACCATATCGCTTCTTACGAAAGTATAGAAGACATAAATAATATGCTAACCCTTGGCCAATCCGAAAATATCAAACCCGCATCGCAGGATCAGAAACGCAATCTGCTATTGGCTATCGACGT is a window encoding:
- a CDS encoding SPFH domain-containing protein translates to MGLFNFFKKQIATVIAWQPQDHNLLVWRYKAATDEIKNASKLIISPGQGCVLVYEGKITDVIDQEGVYNIRTDNHPFITSLLKVAQLFESEHKMGLYYYRKAEVLNQGWGTSSPIKYFDEYYKIPIQLSAYGNFSYRINDAAKFFTDYVGTQDIYKVETFRDVVQSRIIQVLTSYFAKEKLSFIDIDAQIDRLSRDIKERLIQDLEAFGIQLNDFRIEGNSFDQDTQDRIGKIADITADSFAASEGGLSYVELEKLRALRDAANNEGGLAGAGVGLGAGMSLGKVFSNSIDEVTQPKIGADPIEQLRKLKLLLDENIISQEEFDQKKKEYLNKF
- a CDS encoding phosphatase PAP2 family protein, which gives rise to MTYGIIALESHFLISQNQDIRNELRENIDRKFSVDDFSQYLGTASIFALDAFGIKAKHTVKQRLFTAAVSNAIMTFTVLSIKNTGTVWRPDSSANNSFPSGHTATAFVGAELLWQEYRDRSLWYGVAGYAVATGTGFFRMYNNKHWLSDVAMGAGIGILSTKIAYWLLPLLDRKKKNDKTNYMFIPSYNGKQFIIGGNIYF
- a CDS encoding nicotinate phosphoribosyltransferase, with protein sequence MFNPISKNPILWTDGYKLCHKDQYPAKTNWVYETWTPRMSRIAGISHVVFFGLQGALAEMTHAFDQYFFSQPLEVVVAEYEEAIQHVFAHTNAHFASTHSSSHISALHQLGYLPIKLKAIKEGSLVPIGVPMFTIENTHPDFFWLPGYLETQLSAYIWSPMTAATIADRYKRLLNSYAEKTGDVQKVQTQAGDFSMRGMGSPETAYRTAGGHLLSFSVSATLSVRDYLKSYYAAGNDIMMYTPSTEHSVMCSYGEHELEAFRHLITEVYPSGNISIVSDTYDLWNVVDQVLPQLKELILSRDGKVVIRPDSGDPIHIICGDQDSDRDTVQKGIVERLFEIFGGTVNAKGYKELDPHIGVVYGDSITVDRAEKICSGLMEKGFASTNTALGIGSYTYQYVTRDTFGFALKGTAEEVDGHFKAIQKRPATDTGNFKKSQKGIVAVVFEDQDYRLIDDLTPETVTALKHRNLLKDFYIDGEFVFTNTFEDIRNLLKLESNRVYGN
- the nadE gene encoding NAD(+) synthase, with translation METKLQKPFVINDDNVAHYATKIATWIAQQVTTAKRKGVVLGMSGGIDCSVVACLCHLAKVDTHLVMMPYGNDMTSSRSSQHALELIQKFNFAHHTFDIQPAVAALTITNVTFLAQAGTVNQALSQANIRPRVRMTYLYQLAQLGSRFVIGTGNMAERTVGYFTKWGDGAADLNPLGMLTKQEVYTLAAYLGVPDSIIDKKPSAGLWEGQTDEDELGMTYAQIDAFILAGTSGDESIDRLINQRIALSAHKFAAVPIFND